Proteins encoded by one window of Chroococcidiopsis sp. TS-821:
- a CDS encoding photosystem reaction center subunit H: MINVVRRSQILGLMELDSATASRFGTVEEVWIDDRGQVVYLGTSEGYTPLEQVSVIGPDAVLTYSPTLLPQTALNLRRLYRLPVRLSMTDALGWVEDFLFDWETGNIAAFILSGDIAAPFGGRAVLYPEDVEVIEAEAVVLREGAQERLKSEPEGLKGFLSEKSQQVKNLVKTIAHRLQSLVSPHDRPEVVRVKIKEVSDELAASGQHDKNALQQATEFLQDEWESFQQSLNRASERVKRALDAAWNRTSKKS; this comes from the coding sequence ATGATTAATGTTGTACGTCGCAGCCAAATACTTGGTTTAATGGAATTAGACAGTGCCACTGCCTCTCGGTTCGGTACAGTTGAAGAGGTTTGGATTGACGATCGCGGTCAGGTAGTTTACCTAGGCACCAGCGAAGGATATACGCCGCTCGAACAAGTGTCTGTTATTGGTCCTGATGCGGTATTAACTTACAGCCCTACACTCTTGCCTCAAACCGCGCTCAATCTCCGCCGCCTGTACCGATTGCCAGTCCGCTTGTCGATGACAGATGCTTTGGGATGGGTAGAAGATTTTTTGTTTGATTGGGAGACTGGCAACATCGCTGCATTTATCTTGAGTGGAGATATTGCCGCTCCTTTTGGCGGACGGGCAGTGTTGTATCCAGAAGATGTGGAAGTCATTGAAGCAGAAGCGGTCGTGCTACGTGAAGGGGCGCAAGAACGCCTCAAGAGCGAACCAGAAGGACTGAAGGGGTTTTTGAGCGAAAAATCGCAACAGGTTAAAAACTTGGTCAAGACGATCGCACACCGCCTTCAATCGCTAGTATCACCTCACGATCGACCAGAAGTCGTGCGCGTGAAGATAAAAGAAGTAAGTGACGAACTTGCAGCGTCTGGACAGCACGATAAAAATGCCTTGCAACAAGCAACCGAGTTTCTGCAAGACGAATGGGAAAGCTTTCAGCAGAGTCTCAACCGAGCAAGCGAGCGTGTCAAACGCGCCCTCGATGCTGCATGGAACCGCACTAGCAAAAAATCATAA
- a CDS encoding phosphate-starvation-inducible PsiE family protein, whose amino-acid sequence MSTSIDRQHKQRHPWFELEQVIQRLETIQNVIVVILSIALFCFMVIRLGDLFLSMLVPLGFQKVTSDILFILILVELFRLLIIYLKEQRISVGVAVEVSIVSVLREVIIRGALEIAWQQILAICAFLLVLGGLLLIRAWMARIFNRIEMEKKQAVRDNQVVEEDRLLFDDMVR is encoded by the coding sequence ATGTCTACAAGCATTGATAGACAGCATAAGCAACGGCATCCGTGGTTTGAGTTAGAGCAAGTTATTCAGCGTTTAGAAACAATTCAGAATGTCATCGTAGTCATACTATCCATTGCTCTATTTTGTTTTATGGTCATTCGACTAGGAGATCTATTTCTCTCTATGCTGGTTCCGCTTGGATTCCAAAAAGTTACCTCTGACATTTTATTTATTTTGATTTTGGTAGAGTTATTCCGGCTACTGATTATTTATTTAAAAGAGCAACGAATATCTGTAGGAGTAGCGGTGGAAGTTTCAATTGTATCTGTGCTGCGAGAAGTTATTATTCGAGGAGCACTGGAGATTGCTTGGCAACAAATCTTGGCAATTTGCGCTTTTTTATTAGTTTTGGGAGGGTTGTTATTAATTCGCGCTTGGATGGCACGAATTTTCAATAGAATAGAAATGGAAAAAAAACAAGCTGTACGAGACAATCAAGTCGTTGAGGAAGATCGTTTACTGTTCGACGATATGGTTCGCTAA
- the ftsH gene encoding ATP-dependent zinc metalloprotease FtsH: MPVENSRNAPKLPKPRQIGESFLIFLTALLLFNLAIIPSLGTRYPEVAYSDFIDQVEAGKVDRAIIGSDRIQYVLKSDNPSESPRVFTTTPIALDLDLPRILRENQVKFAAPPPDNTGWITTLLSWIVPPLVFFGIWGWLISRSQAGGPAALTVGKSKARIYSEGSTGVKFDDVAGVDEAKVELQEIVEFLKNPNKYIRIGAKIPKGVLLVGPPGTGKTLLAKAIAGEAGVPFFSISGSEFIELFVGVGAARVRDLFEQAKQQAPCIVFIDELDALGKSRGGNSPFMGGNDEREQTLNQLLTEMDGFDANTGVIILAATNRPDVLDPALRRPGRFDRQVVVDRPDKNGREAILKVHVKNVKLADDVDLAKIAARTPGFAGADLANLVNEAALLAARQNRTAVTMADFNEAIERVVAGLEKKSRVLNETEKKTVAYHEVGHAIVASLMPGAGKVEKISVVPRGVGALGYTVQMPEEDRFLMMEDEIRGRIATLLAGRAAEELIFRRISTGASDDIQKATDLAERFVTLYGMSDDLGPVAFEKIQQSQFLDGFSNPRRPVSPKTAEEIDREVQEIVESAHQMALLILRTNQNLLEETAQLLLHKEVLEGSELQEQLKLAIAPAELTQYLHAGKLLESVAHLQVDSLHHTLHH; encoded by the coding sequence ATGCCAGTAGAAAACAGCCGCAATGCACCAAAATTACCAAAGCCAAGGCAGATCGGCGAGAGCTTTCTGATCTTTTTAACGGCGCTTTTACTATTTAACTTAGCTATTATTCCCAGTCTAGGCACTCGCTATCCAGAAGTTGCTTATAGTGATTTTATCGATCAAGTAGAAGCAGGGAAAGTTGACCGTGCAATTATCGGGTCGGATCGGATTCAGTACGTGCTCAAATCCGATAACCCATCAGAATCTCCTAGAGTATTCACAACAACACCAATAGCTTTAGATCTTGATTTGCCAAGAATTCTGCGCGAGAACCAAGTCAAGTTTGCCGCCCCACCTCCTGATAATACTGGATGGATTACAACTTTGCTGAGTTGGATTGTGCCTCCTTTGGTCTTCTTTGGCATTTGGGGATGGCTGATTAGCCGCAGTCAAGCTGGCGGTCCAGCGGCTTTAACCGTAGGCAAGAGCAAAGCACGTATCTATTCAGAAGGCAGTACTGGAGTCAAGTTTGACGATGTTGCTGGAGTCGATGAAGCCAAAGTGGAACTCCAAGAAATTGTTGAGTTCCTCAAAAACCCGAATAAATATATCCGCATAGGTGCCAAAATTCCCAAGGGGGTGTTACTTGTTGGACCACCAGGTACTGGTAAGACGTTACTTGCTAAAGCAATTGCTGGAGAAGCGGGGGTGCCATTTTTTAGTATTTCTGGTTCCGAGTTTATCGAATTATTCGTTGGGGTAGGTGCAGCGCGGGTGCGCGATTTGTTTGAACAGGCGAAGCAACAAGCCCCTTGTATTGTGTTTATTGACGAATTAGATGCGTTGGGTAAGTCTCGTGGCGGTAATAGTCCCTTTATGGGTGGGAATGACGAACGCGAACAAACTCTCAACCAGTTATTAACAGAAATGGATGGTTTTGATGCTAATACAGGTGTCATTATCCTTGCTGCTACTAACCGTCCAGATGTCCTTGACCCAGCCTTACGTCGCCCTGGTCGTTTTGACCGTCAGGTTGTTGTCGATCGCCCTGACAAAAACGGACGAGAAGCTATTTTGAAAGTCCATGTTAAGAATGTGAAGCTTGCTGATGATGTCGATCTGGCAAAGATTGCAGCGCGAACCCCAGGTTTTGCTGGAGCAGATTTGGCTAATCTTGTCAACGAGGCAGCTTTACTGGCGGCGCGTCAGAATCGCACTGCGGTGACAATGGCAGATTTTAATGAAGCGATCGAGCGTGTTGTCGCAGGACTGGAGAAAAAATCTCGCGTTTTGAATGAAACTGAGAAAAAAACCGTTGCATATCATGAAGTGGGTCATGCGATCGTCGCCAGCTTGATGCCTGGTGCGGGAAAAGTCGAGAAGATCTCGGTTGTGCCTCGTGGAGTGGGTGCTTTAGGCTACACTGTGCAGATGCCAGAGGAAGACCGCTTTTTAATGATGGAGGATGAAATTCGCGGACGAATTGCAACTCTATTAGCTGGTCGCGCAGCAGAAGAACTGATTTTTCGCAGAATATCTACAGGAGCTAGCGATGATATTCAGAAGGCAACTGACTTAGCTGAACGGTTTGTCACTCTTTATGGTATGAGTGATGATTTAGGTCCTGTAGCCTTTGAGAAAATTCAACAAAGCCAGTTTCTTGATGGTTTTAGCAACCCGCGTCGTCCAGTCAGTCCCAAAACGGCTGAGGAGATTGACCGAGAAGTGCAGGAAATTGTGGAAAGTGCCCATCAGATGGCTTTATTGATTTTGAGGACGAACCAGAACTTACTAGAAGAAACAGCCCAACTTCTCTTACACAAGGAAGTCTTGGAAGGATCTGAACTACAAGAACAACTTAAATTAGCGATCGCTCCAGCTGAATTAACACAGTATCTGCACGCAGGTAAACTCTTAGAAAGTGTTGCCCACTTACAAGTAGACAGTCTTCACCACACCCTACATCATTGA
- a CDS encoding Hsp20/alpha crystallin family protein, with protein MALVRWQPFQEMETLRRQINELFDELVEFNDDSRRRKLNWMPAIELEETDENVILKAEIPGVEGKDLDIQVSREGVSIAGEHRHENRIAEQGYFRSELRYGKFQRQIDLPAPVKHDQVQAEFKNGILTLTMPKAEEARRRVVKVNLANSQ; from the coding sequence ATGGCATTAGTACGTTGGCAACCATTTCAAGAAATGGAAACTCTGCGTCGCCAGATAAACGAATTATTTGATGAATTAGTTGAGTTCAACGACGATTCCAGGCGGCGCAAGTTGAATTGGATGCCCGCGATTGAACTTGAAGAGACGGACGAGAACGTAATTTTGAAGGCAGAAATTCCTGGTGTCGAAGGCAAGGATCTCGACATTCAAGTCAGTCGGGAAGGCGTTTCTATTGCGGGCGAACACCGTCATGAAAACCGCATTGCAGAGCAAGGATATTTCCGTTCGGAATTGCGCTACGGCAAGTTCCAGCGTCAGATCGATTTACCTGCACCTGTGAAGCACGACCAAGTGCAAGCTGAGTTTAAGAATGGTATTTTGACGCTAACAATGCCGAAGGCAGAAGAAGCTCGCCGCCGAGTTGTTAAGGTCAACTTGGCAAATAGTCAATAA
- the sbcC gene encoding exonuclease subunit SbcC produces MIPVQLTLKNFLSYRDATLDFSGLHIACICGSNGAGKSSLLEAITWVIWGQSRAVSEDDIIHTGAKEVQVDFIFISNQHQYRVIRTRHRGQSSLLEFQIATPNGFRALTERGVRATQQLILEHIKLDYDTFINSAYLRQGRADEFMLKRPTERKEILAELLKLNQYDDLEERAKDLSRSFKAQAEQLERTLEGMQNQLQHKEAIAQERAELEAQHNQLQQQQAFDTIQLQSLQVIQHQRQTWEQQLGFLQQQYQNLTQDSDRLAEERRAINEQLSAIEETLSHTDEIYAGYAKYESLQTEEETLSAKFQEHSRATVQLQHLQQQLTQQVNEIRSSLQHAEGQLVALQQQEQEIQQTLQKSSEVEAALAQLEVARDRLKQLDQLQLQVTPLLQYRTSLQTQLERVQARMQARLEELQASQNQLTHQQQRQPQLQQAVMDVAIQLEQLEKKRVYLERVREKGQERRHFMERLQAHQRDYEKQMGELEQKLQMLQNPDAKCPLCDRPLTEHHWQRVVEKTQTEQQEIQQQLWVIREQMAVSEREIQVLRQEYREISQQLAGYDALREQRGQLAAQLEATDDLQRHLQQIIAEKQQLERSLAEGDYALDRQAELQQIEQQLQQLNYNEQDHALARSEIERWRWAEIRQGQLKDAQKRLSQILQRKPQIETQIAQLNQKIVEQQTHSECARQIAALDAKIKTINYAPEQHNALRVALRQAQTWQIRYQQLKNAQEQYPQLQARSQDLKEAIQARSAERQVLVAQIESLTQQLEQTPLPIAEIQALEQQLAFRRRQLDEQLSHLGQLQQQLNQLEALQTQYEQGKQQLQATKQQYRIYQELAQAFGKNGIQALMIENVLPQLEAETNHLLARLSANQLHVQFVTQKAGRSGTRKKATKMIDTLDILIADARGTRPYETYSGGEAFRINFAIRLALAKLLAQRAGAALQLLIIDEGFGTQDQEGCDRLIAAINAIASDFACILTVTHMPYFKEAFQARIEVAKTQNGSRLSLAS; encoded by the coding sequence ATGATTCCAGTTCAACTTACGCTGAAAAATTTTTTAAGCTACCGCGATGCAACTCTTGACTTTTCGGGATTGCATATTGCTTGTATTTGTGGCTCGAATGGTGCAGGCAAGTCTTCGTTACTCGAAGCGATTACTTGGGTAATCTGGGGACAAAGTCGTGCGGTATCCGAAGACGATATTATCCACACAGGTGCAAAAGAAGTTCAGGTAGACTTTATCTTTATCAGTAACCAGCATCAATACCGCGTGATTCGGACGCGCCACCGCGGACAAAGTAGTTTGCTAGAGTTTCAGATTGCGACACCAAATGGATTTCGGGCTTTGACAGAACGCGGTGTAAGAGCTACGCAGCAATTAATTTTAGAACATATCAAACTTGACTACGATACGTTTATTAATTCGGCGTACCTCCGCCAAGGACGCGCTGACGAATTTATGCTCAAGCGTCCAACCGAGCGCAAAGAAATATTAGCAGAGTTGCTCAAACTCAATCAATACGACGATCTAGAGGAAAGAGCAAAAGACTTATCGCGCTCGTTTAAAGCGCAAGCAGAACAACTAGAGCGCACTTTAGAAGGAATGCAAAACCAGTTGCAGCACAAAGAAGCGATCGCACAAGAACGCGCCGAGTTAGAAGCACAACACAACCAGCTACAACAACAGCAGGCATTTGACACAATTCAACTGCAAAGCTTACAAGTCATTCAACACCAGCGACAAACTTGGGAACAACAGTTAGGATTTTTACAACAGCAATACCAAAACTTGACGCAAGATAGCGATCGCCTAGCGGAAGAACGTCGCGCTATTAACGAACAGCTATCAGCGATTGAAGAAACGCTGAGTCATACCGACGAAATTTACGCAGGCTATGCTAAGTACGAAAGCTTGCAAACTGAGGAAGAAACGCTTTCTGCCAAATTCCAAGAACATTCCCGCGCTACCGTGCAACTTCAGCACTTACAGCAGCAACTCACGCAGCAAGTCAATGAAATTCGCTCCTCACTCCAACACGCTGAAGGACAACTTGTCGCCTTACAGCAGCAAGAACAAGAAATTCAGCAAACATTGCAAAAATCGAGCGAAGTTGAAGCAGCGTTAGCACAACTAGAGGTCGCGCGCGATCGGTTAAAACAGTTGGATCAACTGCAATTGCAAGTGACACCGCTACTGCAATACCGCACATCGCTGCAAACGCAACTCGAACGCGTTCAAGCACGAATGCAAGCACGACTTGAAGAACTGCAAGCTTCTCAAAATCAACTTACTCATCAACAGCAACGCCAACCGCAACTTCAACAAGCGGTGATGGATGTCGCCATTCAACTCGAACAACTCGAGAAAAAGCGCGTTTACCTCGAACGAGTCCGCGAAAAAGGACAAGAACGGCGTCATTTTATGGAACGCCTACAAGCGCATCAACGCGACTACGAAAAACAGATGGGGGAATTAGAGCAAAAGCTGCAAATGTTGCAAAACCCCGATGCAAAGTGTCCGTTATGCGATCGCCCTTTAACAGAACATCATTGGCAACGTGTCGTCGAAAAAACCCAAACCGAACAGCAAGAAATTCAACAACAGTTGTGGGTCATCCGCGAGCAAATGGCAGTATCTGAACGCGAAATTCAAGTACTGCGTCAAGAATATCGCGAAATCTCGCAACAACTTGCAGGCTACGATGCGTTAAGAGAACAACGCGGACAACTCGCCGCGCAACTCGAAGCAACCGATGACTTGCAGCGCCATTTGCAACAGATTATTGCAGAAAAACAGCAACTTGAGCGATCGCTAGCTGAAGGTGACTACGCACTCGATCGACAAGCAGAACTGCAACAAATTGAACAACAACTACAACAGTTAAATTACAACGAGCAAGATCATGCCTTAGCTCGCAGTGAAATTGAGCGGTGGCGCTGGGCAGAGATTCGCCAAGGACAATTAAAAGATGCACAAAAGCGTTTGTCACAAATTTTACAGCGAAAACCACAGATCGAAACACAAATTGCACAGTTAAATCAAAAAATCGTCGAGCAGCAAACGCATTCTGAATGCGCGCGCCAAATTGCGGCTTTAGACGCAAAAATCAAAACCATTAATTATGCACCTGAACAGCATAACGCGCTCCGTGTCGCCTTGCGTCAGGCGCAAACATGGCAAATTCGCTATCAACAGCTAAAAAATGCGCAAGAGCAGTATCCACAATTGCAAGCGCGATCGCAAGACCTCAAAGAAGCGATTCAAGCAAGAAGCGCGGAACGTCAAGTTCTGGTTGCGCAAATCGAGTCCCTGACGCAGCAACTCGAACAAACACCTTTACCAATAGCAGAAATTCAAGCCTTAGAACAGCAGCTAGCGTTTCGTCGGCGACAGCTTGACGAACAACTCAGTCATTTAGGACAACTTCAGCAACAGCTTAACCAACTCGAAGCCCTACAAACACAATACGAACAAGGAAAACAACAACTACAAGCAACCAAACAGCAGTACCGCATTTATCAAGAATTAGCGCAAGCCTTTGGCAAAAATGGCATTCAGGCATTAATGATTGAGAATGTCTTGCCACAACTCGAAGCTGAAACGAATCACCTCTTGGCGCGGTTGAGTGCGAATCAATTGCACGTGCAATTTGTCACGCAAAAAGCAGGGCGGAGTGGAACGCGCAAAAAAGCGACTAAAATGATCGATACGCTTGATATTCTCATCGCTGATGCACGCGGCACAAGACCTTATGAAACTTACTCAGGAGGGGAAGCGTTTCGGATTAACTTTGCGATTCGTTTGGCGTTAGCTAAACTGCTTGCGCAACGCGCCGGAGCCGCACTACAGTTACTGATTATTGATGAAGGATTTGGTACTCAAGATCAAGAAGGATGCGATCGCTTAATTGCAGCGATCAATGCGATCGCAAGCGATTTTGCGTGCATTCTCACTGTGACGCATATGCCCTACTTCAAAGAAGCTTTCCAAGCCCGAATTGAAGTTGCTAAAACCCAAAACGGTTCGCGTCTCAGTTTAGCAAGTTAA
- a CDS encoding Na(+)/H(+) antiporter subunit B, which produces MKWIYIVAGIAMFVKMLLIPNPALDVTEVSIVELVVQDSGVPNAVSGIIFRNRLYDTIFEVVVFSIAILGAYYLLANEKPTTKIYQFTDQPSIVLARLGATITALVSIELAIRGHLSPGGGFAAGVAGGTAIGLVAITSPSVWMQALYKRWHAATWEKISVVIFIVLAVVTLSGIELPHGQLGTLVSGGAIPLLNVLVAVKVALGSWAAILLFIRYRGLL; this is translated from the coding sequence GTGAAGTGGATTTACATTGTGGCAGGTATTGCCATGTTTGTCAAAATGCTGCTCATCCCTAATCCAGCACTCGACGTGACGGAGGTCTCGATTGTTGAATTAGTTGTGCAAGATAGTGGAGTACCTAATGCCGTATCAGGTATCATTTTCCGAAATCGTTTGTATGACACGATTTTCGAGGTGGTTGTATTTTCAATCGCTATCTTAGGAGCCTATTATCTACTAGCCAACGAAAAGCCAACCACGAAAATCTATCAATTTACAGATCAACCATCAATCGTGCTAGCGCGTCTGGGTGCAACGATTACAGCATTGGTGAGTATCGAACTGGCGATTCGGGGACATTTAAGTCCAGGTGGCGGCTTTGCTGCTGGGGTAGCAGGTGGAACAGCGATCGGTCTTGTGGCGATTACTTCACCATCAGTGTGGATGCAAGCACTCTATAAACGTTGGCACGCTGCTACATGGGAAAAAATTTCCGTTGTAATTTTTATTGTGCTAGCAGTTGTTACGCTCAGCGGCATCGAATTACCACACGGACAGTTAGGCACACTTGTCAGTGGCGGGGCTATTCCTTTACTCAATGTTCTCGTTGCAGTCAAAGTTGCGTTGGGTTCTTGGGCGGCTATTTTACTGTTTATTCGTTATCGCGGACTATTGTAA
- a CDS encoding DUF4040 domain-containing protein, with product MNENDFYIYAIAALLPLSAFMLVFQVNPYHALVIRGILGAIAALVYAVLGAADVALTEALVGTMLAITLYAVAVRSSLVMRLGVLKEEWSAAQSEQFAQLLDELRTILRKRHMRLEVFPYPDMQSLEQALVDKEVHTTCVQRSHPHAQPYHTVTRVQRLYEIMQTELASPETSLTYVNPLDAKEKHS from the coding sequence ATGAATGAAAATGATTTCTATATTTATGCGATCGCGGCTTTGTTGCCATTAAGTGCGTTTATGCTGGTGTTTCAGGTCAATCCATATCATGCTTTAGTGATTCGCGGTATACTCGGCGCGATCGCCGCTTTGGTATACGCGGTTTTGGGTGCGGCAGATGTGGCTTTGACCGAAGCACTAGTCGGTACTATGCTGGCAATTACGCTGTATGCAGTTGCGGTACGCTCGTCCCTGGTTATGCGTCTTGGCGTTCTCAAAGAAGAATGGAGTGCAGCACAAAGCGAGCAGTTTGCACAACTCCTCGATGAGTTACGTACAATTTTACGCAAACGTCACATGCGGCTTGAAGTATTTCCCTACCCCGATATGCAATCTCTAGAGCAAGCGCTGGTTGACAAAGAAGTTCATACAACGTGCGTTCAGCGATCGCATCCGCACGCGCAACCTTATCACACTGTAACCAGAGTTCAACGACTTTATGAAATTATGCAAACTGAACTTGCCTCGCCAGAAACTAGTCTCACTTATGTCAATCCATTAGACGCTAAGGAGAAGCACTCGTGA
- a CDS encoding monovalent cation/H(+) antiporter subunit G: MIDLLSYICISLGLLFWFWGTSHLLGRRSILFKLHSLSVADTLGSMSIIFGLLLKIPSEWPLLILAIISLAIWNTVLGYVLAYCSSRGDSYE; the protein is encoded by the coding sequence ATGATTGACTTACTGAGTTATATCTGCATTAGTTTAGGACTTCTTTTTTGGTTTTGGGGAACTTCGCACCTATTAGGTAGGCGCTCTATATTGTTTAAGTTGCATAGCCTTTCAGTTGCGGATACGCTGGGGTCAATGAGTATCATTTTTGGGTTATTGCTGAAAATTCCCAGTGAATGGCCGTTGCTGATCTTGGCGATTATCTCCTTAGCAATTTGGAACACCGTGCTGGGATACGTGCTGGCATACTGTTCGAGTCGCGGAGACAGCTATGAATGA
- a CDS encoding Na+/H+ antiporter subunit E, giving the protein MTGYLNLILRLAIWFLLTANFSAVNIIIGVSVALLLPHNHKSRAALKDWLRALWEIVIAIPQAYIEAFEIMLRPHTQEVVTMERVPPRRTPGLIFLDIFLITFTPKTIVLKYHEDGWYEVHRVQRRKKA; this is encoded by the coding sequence ATGACTGGATATCTCAACCTGATTTTACGACTGGCTATCTGGTTTTTACTCACTGCTAATTTCAGCGCGGTCAATATCATCATCGGTGTCAGCGTCGCGCTGCTGTTGCCACATAACCACAAATCTCGCGCAGCATTAAAAGATTGGCTGCGGGCGCTTTGGGAAATCGTCATCGCGATTCCACAAGCTTATATCGAGGCTTTTGAGATTATGCTTCGCCCGCATACCCAAGAAGTCGTGACAATGGAACGAGTTCCGCCACGACGAACGCCAGGACTGATATTTCTCGATATCTTTTTGATCACTTTTACACCCAAAACGATTGTCTTGAAATATCACGAAGACGGCTGGTACGAAGTTCACCGCGTGCAACGGAGGAAAAAAGCATGA